In a single window of the Acidobacteriota bacterium genome:
- a CDS encoding insulinase family protein, with the protein MSHDFEMRPLEIVEHKLANGLRVAMNPDPSVPVVSLAVYYNVGSRNERADRTGFAHLFEHMMFQGSDNVPKAGHFQYIMKAGGTMNGTTSSERTNYYETLPANQLPLALWLESDRMRSLAVTQENLDNQREAVKEEKRLRYDNQPYGQIFDMINEMIYKNFANAHSTIGSMDHLDAATVEDVQEFFRIYYAPNNAVLTLSGAFDVDKAKALVEQYFGDIPAQPLPEDIDVNEPPEVAATYREWQDPLAPFPAFLIGWKIPPRRTPEFNALYLAGKILYDGESSRLYQKLVKGDESVIQLFGFTDERRGPSSIFIGAIPKPEMDVSVIREAIMREIHDLAAHGPTAEDMEKIENQLVNDVVRSRQSSMARAQAIAEFALYDGDPALINTEVDELLSITAEQIRHAVGVYLNTDNRALLDVVPAAAHN; encoded by the coding sequence ATGTCGCATGATTTTGAAATGAGGCCGCTCGAGATAGTCGAGCACAAGCTTGCGAACGGCTTGCGTGTCGCGATGAATCCGGACCCATCGGTCCCTGTGGTTTCCCTTGCTGTTTACTACAACGTCGGTTCGCGAAACGAACGCGCAGATCGAACGGGATTTGCGCATCTGTTTGAGCACATGATGTTTCAAGGCTCTGACAACGTTCCGAAGGCAGGGCACTTTCAATACATCATGAAAGCCGGCGGAACGATGAACGGCACTACATCCAGCGAGCGCACGAATTATTACGAAACGCTGCCCGCAAATCAGCTCCCGCTGGCGCTTTGGCTGGAATCGGATCGAATGCGTTCGCTCGCCGTCACGCAGGAAAATCTCGACAATCAACGTGAGGCGGTCAAAGAAGAGAAAAGGCTGCGTTACGATAATCAGCCTTATGGGCAGATCTTCGACATGATCAATGAGATGATCTATAAGAATTTTGCGAATGCACATTCGACGATCGGTTCGATGGATCACCTTGATGCTGCGACGGTCGAGGACGTGCAGGAGTTTTTCCGGATCTACTATGCACCCAATAACGCCGTGTTGACGCTCTCAGGAGCATTCGACGTCGATAAAGCGAAGGCATTGGTCGAGCAGTATTTTGGAGATATTCCCGCACAGCCGCTGCCTGAAGATATCGATGTGAATGAGCCGCCTGAGGTTGCTGCGACATACCGTGAATGGCAGGATCCGCTCGCTCCTTTTCCGGCTTTTCTTATCGGCTGGAAGATCCCGCCGCGGCGGACGCCGGAATTCAATGCCCTGTATCTGGCCGGCAAGATCCTTTATGACGGCGAAAGTTCCAGGCTCTATCAAAAGCTGGTAAAAGGCGACGAATCCGTCATACAGCTGTTCGGCTTCACAGACGAACGGCGGGGGCCGTCGAGTATATTCATAGGGGCGATCCCTAAGCCGGAGATGGACGTGAGCGTGATCCGCGAAGCGATAATGCGCGAGATACACGATCTCGCCGCCCACGGCCCGACAGCCGAGGACATGGAAAAGATCGAAAACCAGCTTGTAAATGACGTTGTACGCTCCAGGCAATCCTCGATGGCACGGGCACAGGCGATCGCTGAGTTCGCTCTTTATGACGGAGATCCCGCACTCATTAATACGGAAGTTGACGAACTCCTTTCCATTACCGCCGAGCAGATCCGTCATGCGGTCGGCGTCTATTTAAATACGGACAACCGGGCGCTGCTCGACGTCGTTCCCGCGGCTGCCCACAATTGA
- a CDS encoding S41 family peptidase encodes MGIRRTTLSVLLVFAAVSAAAAQTRERPGETADPFSLSTGSYFSASAAPSGARPIERQFEHSQIANELKEAHDLIRQVYVSGPKLMSAEIIQPAIDGMLSALDPHSNFYDSKQWSELLDEHRSGYTGIGASIANFQKNGTVDTYVLSTFSLSPAERAQLRYGDRIVAVNGESMTGRSSNYVRDKIRGAVGTSVRISVERNATGKVEVITVRRGRVSQPSIPDSYMLRQGIGYIEMSDGFHYTTAREFDEALVLLKRQGMKALIIDLRGNGGGIVDQAVKVVEKFVPKGTVILTQRGRTGLDNREWRSNNIAPETMPVVVLVDRESASASEIVAGAFQDTDRAMIVGEKTFGKGLVQSVIELPGKNGLTLTTARYLTPSGRSIQREYAGVDSYDYFNHRTAIAAAAKPYFEARTVTNRKVIGGDGIRPDEEVLSQELTPEQASLLDALFFFARDLAAGRLTGFEGHRIVGNLSKKRLNRTDAAVTPEMVATFIELNATPEGPQTRERLTKQAEFIKRRLRLNLATAAFGQTTAAQVLIEDDPQVAKAVELLPRAAQLARASSTARSEHR; translated from the coding sequence ATGGGCATTCGCCGAACAACCCTCAGTGTGCTTCTTGTGTTCGCGGCGGTGTCGGCAGCGGCCGCTCAAACGCGGGAACGTCCCGGCGAAACGGCAGATCCGTTCTCTCTTAGCACAGGCAGCTATTTTTCGGCGTCGGCAGCGCCTTCCGGTGCAAGACCCATCGAACGTCAGTTCGAGCACTCGCAGATAGCGAACGAATTGAAGGAGGCTCATGATCTGATAAGACAGGTCTATGTCTCCGGCCCAAAGCTGATGTCCGCTGAAATAATTCAGCCGGCGATCGACGGCATGCTTTCGGCATTGGATCCGCATTCTAATTTCTACGATTCGAAACAATGGTCGGAGCTACTGGATGAACACCGCAGCGGATACACAGGTATTGGTGCGAGCATTGCAAATTTTCAAAAGAACGGGACCGTCGATACCTATGTTCTCTCGACGTTTTCACTTTCGCCCGCAGAACGTGCCCAACTGCGTTACGGTGACCGTATTGTTGCCGTAAATGGCGAGAGCATGACCGGCCGCTCTTCGAATTACGTCCGTGACAAGATCCGCGGAGCTGTTGGAACATCCGTCCGCATCTCAGTCGAGCGAAACGCCACAGGAAAGGTAGAGGTCATAACGGTTCGACGCGGACGCGTGTCGCAGCCTTCGATACCAGATTCTTATATGCTGCGGCAAGGCATAGGCTATATTGAGATGTCCGACGGCTTTCACTACACGACCGCACGCGAATTCGACGAAGCTCTAGTTCTTCTAAAACGTCAGGGAATGAAGGCCCTAATAATTGACCTGCGAGGCAACGGCGGCGGCATCGTCGATCAGGCAGTAAAGGTGGTCGAAAAGTTTGTTCCGAAAGGAACGGTCATCCTGACCCAACGCGGACGCACCGGCCTGGATAACCGTGAATGGCGTTCCAACAATATCGCGCCCGAGACAATGCCTGTGGTAGTGCTGGTAGATCGTGAGTCGGCATCAGCTTCAGAGATCGTCGCCGGAGCGTTTCAGGACACTGACAGAGCGATGATCGTGGGCGAAAAGACGTTCGGCAAAGGACTCGTACAGAGCGTCATAGAACTTCCCGGAAAGAACGGCCTTACGCTGACAACGGCACGCTACCTGACGCCTTCGGGGCGGTCGATCCAACGCGAATATGCCGGCGTCGATTCTTACGACTACTTCAACCATCGCACGGCGATCGCAGCAGCAGCAAAACCCTATTTTGAAGCTCGGACCGTAACGAACCGCAAGGTCATCGGCGGCGACGGCATTCGGCCCGACGAGGAAGTCTTGAGTCAGGAGCTGACGCCCGAGCAGGCGTCCCTGCTCGATGCGCTCTTCTTTTTTGCACGAGATCTCGCCGCGGGTAGATTGACGGGATTTGAGGGTCACCGAATCGTCGGCAACCTCTCGAAGAAACGACTGAACCGCACCGACGCGGCCGTGACGCCTGAGATGGTAGCGACATTTATCGAGCTGAACGCAACGCCGGAGGGACCGCAAACGCGGGAACGCCTGACCAAGCAGGCGGAATTCATCAAACGCAGGCTGCGCCTCAACTTGGCGACCGCTGCTTTCGGCCAAACAACAGCTGCTCAGGTTTTGATAGAGGACGACCCGCAGGTCGCTAAAGCGGTCGAACTTCTGCCGCGTGCCGCACAACTCGCCAGGGCAAGCTCGACCGCCAGGTCTGAACACCGGTAG